In Littorina saxatilis isolate snail1 linkage group LG8, US_GU_Lsax_2.0, whole genome shotgun sequence, a single genomic region encodes these proteins:
- the LOC138973593 gene encoding uncharacterized protein: protein MITNDLYEGCDTTRSPVELDYTDVHDAIQPARDGTPGATTVDTFVAAGVSLQAGVSAQAGAELGDMDDGDYEEISPRQPAVPTRGQQHVRQQLPPTTLTPPKPCHSSEVTGDYADVE, encoded by the exons ATGATCACCAACGACCTGTATGAAGGGTGTGACACGACGCGATCTCCTGTGGAACTGGACTACACAGACGTACATGATGCCATCCAGCCTGCACGTGATGGGACTCCTGGCGCTACCACCGTTGACACCTTTGTGGCTGCCGGCGTCAGTCTGCAGGCGGGAGTTTCTGCTCAGGCTGGAGCTG agcttggagACATGGACGATGGGGATTATGAGGAAATCAGCCCAAGACAGCCTGCCGTCCCGACCAGAGGCCAGCAACATGTGCGCCAGCAGCTGCCACCAACAACACTGACACCGCCCAAACCCTGCC ATTCTTCGGAGGTGACTGGAGACTATGCTGACGTCGAGTAA
- the LOC138974659 gene encoding KRAB-A domain-containing protein 2-like gives MEALFENSKLRIVSEEEVKAKKGLMVKPLCSSGLCSRGQVDLIIMESQPDRDYVNIMNYQDHLTKFNFLRPLKSRTAAEVAYNLIDIFTLIGAPCILQSDNGREFAAKVEYELKELWPSLMIVHGPAAEAPPKPR, from the exons ATGGAGGCGCTGTTTGAAAACAG CAAACTGCGAATCGTgtcagaagaagaagtcaaAGCCAAAAAGGGACTGATGGTGAAACCATTATGCAGTTCGGGCTTGTGTTCGCGAGGACAGGTGGACCTCATCATCATGGAGTCACAGCCAGATAGAGACTACGTGAATATAATGAACTACCAGGATCACTTAACTAAGTTCAATTTTCTGAGACCACTGAAGTCGAGGACCGCTGCAGAAGTCGCCTACAACTTGATTGATATTTTTACACTAATAGGAGCCCCATGCATCTTGCAGAGCGACAATGGTCGCGAATTCGCGGCGAAAGTGGAATACGAATTGAAAGAATTGTGGCCTTCGCTGATGATCGTGCATGGCCCGGCGGCCGAGGCACCCCCAAAGCCAAGGTAG